The nucleotide sequence TTATGAGAAAGCAAATTATTGAGAAAATTAGGCAAATTCCCGATTATACTATTGAAGAAACTTCTATTTCTCCATTTGAATTACAGCAAGCAGATGAACTGTTTTTAACAAATGTAATTTCTGGAATACAACCAATAACTAATTATAGAAAAAAGCAATTCTCAATCAGTTTTTCTAAAAGTGTATTAGCTAAATTGAATGTAAAAGTAAGGTTAACTTAGTTATAGCTAGGGTTTTCAGGCGCATTGGACCAAATACTATATTCGCCTCCCAATTCGAGCATTTTTTCTTTCCAAAAATTCACATCATTTTTTTCAATAATGGATTTTTTATAAACATTAGCTGCTACTATCCAAGTATTAGAAAGCAACTCACTAGCAAGTTGCTTGTTTTCCCAACCTGTATATCCTAAAAAGAATCTAATATCATTATTGCTTAAGGTATTATTATTAATAAGTTCAGTAACTTTTTCAAAATCACCTCCCCAATAAATACCATTAGATATTTCTATGCTATTTGGAATTAACTCAGGAACTTTATGAATAAAATATAAATTATCCTGCTCCACAGGACCTCCGTTATAAATCTTAAAAGCACCTTCTATTTCTGGAATTAAATCACTGATAGTGTAATCCAGCGGTTTGTTTAGTATAAAACCTATAGATCCTTCTTCATTGTGGTCGGCTAATAAAATCACAGATCGATTAAAAGAGACATCCCCTAAAATGGATGGTTCAGCTATGAGCAAATGGCCTTTTTTTGGGTTATGATTAACCATATTCACTAAGTTTATATCTACAATCTAATACATATTTATTTAAAAAGCAATATTTTGTAGCGCTCTTAAACTAAAAAAGGTTCGTTATTCAACGAACCTTTTAATATAAAATTATGCTTACTTTTTAGTTTACAGCATTACCTAAATCAGATCCAGCTTTAAACTTTACAACGTTTTTAGCTTTGATTTTTATAGTTTTTCCTGTTTGTGGATTTCTTCCATCTCTAGCAGCTCTTCTTGTAACTGACCATGATCCAAAACCTACTAAAGAAACTCTGTTTCCTTTTTGTAATGCTCCTTCAATGTCAATTAATAGACCATCTAATGCTTTTTTAGCAGCAGCTTTAGTAATTCCAGCGTTTTCTGCCATTCCATTGATTAAATCTGTTTTGTTCATAAAATTAAGTTTTAAATTGTTTATTATTTGGGTTAACTTTTTTGTTAAATCCTACACAAAATTATACGTATAATCCATTCACACAAGTAATAGCAAGGGAAAAACGTGTTTTTGTTGATAACTTAATGCAATTGTTAATAAAGACGACTAATTTTCACTTAAAATTTGTAATATCAGCAATCACAAGGGTTTAGAGCATTTTTGCATCTTTATTAAATGTATAACCATTAAGAAGTGAAATAATATCCATTTTGCGCTTTCCAGGAAGTTTAATTTCTTTTAATATTATAAATCCATTTTTCACAGCTACTTTCACAGATTTTTTTGAGCTTACAATTTCTCCAATACTAAAACTATGATCTTGCTTTTGTTTTTCGACTTTATAGACCTTAAGGTTTAATTCGCTATCTCCATTATCTAACAAACTCCATGCTGCTGGATATGGACATAATCCTCTTATTTTATTATAGATATTATCGAGCGAGTCTGTCCAATCTATTTTGCAATTATCTTTATTTAGTTTGTGTGCTGTTTTTATTTTGACATTTTTTGGTTGTGGAATCGTTTTAACTGTACCCTTTTTTATTAACTCGACAGTCTTTATAACTAATTCACTTCCTAAATGCATTAATTTATCATGTAAAACACCTGAAGTTTCATCTGGTGATATCTCTACTTCAGATTGAAGAATCATTTCTCCTGTATCAATATGTTCATCTATAAAAAAAGTAGAAACTCCAGTTTTTGTTTCTCCATTAATAATAGCCCAATTAATTGGAGCTGCACCTCTATAATTTGGTAATAATGATGCATGCAAATTAAATGTGCCATACTCTGGCATTTGCCAAACTATTTTTGGTAACATTCTAAATGCTACAACAATTTGGAGGCTAGCCTCTAAGGACTTTAGTTTTTCAATAAAATGGTCATTTTTTAGATTTGTTGGTTGTAAAATGTTTAACCCAATAGATTTTGCATACTCTTTCACAGGACTTTCATGAAGTTTTCTTCCTCTTCCTGCTGGTTTGTCAGGTGCTGTAATTACGCCTACTATATTATAGTCGTTTTCTACTAACGATTTTAAAATAGTAACTGCAAAATCGGGTGTTCCCATAAATACAATTCTTAAATCTTTTGTCATATTACTTTATTTTATAAGTATTTGTATGTGTAATTTCTATTAAGTTGTTTTCAAGCATGTCTCTTAATATTGATGAGATAAGATGTTCTTTTATTTTAGTAATCTCTATGATTTCTCTTGATGATAAAGGTTTTTCTTCTAAAACCGAAATTATTTTTTCAATATCTGTATTTAGCACTATAGCTGGTGCTTTCGTATTCTTTTTTATGCATACTGAGCAAATCCCACAATCTTTAGCATTTTCTTCACCAAAATAGGAGAGAAGCTGTGTACTTTTACATATGGAATTATTATTTGCATAGTCAATAACAGCATTAACTTGCAATTCTTTTAACTCATTTTGCTGTTCTATAATTTTTGCTATTCTATTTATAGTTTTATCGTCTTCTCTGGGTTCTAAAAAAGTAACTTCAGCATCTGTTTTGTTAAGCTTTAGTGAAATAATAGCATCTTTTTCAAGCTGAACTAATGCATTAATTACCTCATCTTCTTTTAAAGATAATTTATTAGCTATCATAAAGGTGTTAATCTTTACATCTTGATCGAAAGCACCACCATAAGTTCTTAAAATGGACTTTACTATCATACTTATACTTTGGTGTTTCTCTAGATAAGTAAATAAGTGATTACTACTTACCAAAAACATAATAATTGAGGTGTTTTGGTATTGTTGTGATAAATGGATAATACTTGTTCTATCTAAAGCTTGTAATGCATTATATGTAGTATGTGTGTTAAATTTATATGTTTTACAAAAAGTATTAAAATTAAAATCATGAGTTGTAAATTCTCCTTCTCCATAAGATATTTGAAAGTAGTTGCATAGCTTTCGGTAGACCAGTTTTATAAAGTCTATACTAGGTAAAATCTTTAGAAATTGATTCTTTACATGTTGTTCGTCGCCTTTATTTTTTAAAATAACCGCAAAAGCTTTTTCGTTATTACGTCCAGCCCTTCCTGCCTCTTGGAAATAGCTTTCTAAACTCTCAGGAAGATTTACATGAATAACCGTTTTTACATCAGCTTTATCAATTCCCATTCCAAAAGCATTGGTAGCTACCATTATTTGCTTTTGATTATTAAACCATTGATTAAAATGAGATTCTTTTTCGTTGTTTGAAAGACCACCATGATAATACGTACTTAAAAACCCCTTACTTTTTAAATAAGTATGAATCTCGTATGTGTGTTTTCTGCTTCTGGCGTAAATAATGGATGATTGAGGATTCTTCTTTAATATTTGCTCAATTTTATAAAGCTTGTCTTCAACCTCAAAAACCATAAAAGCTAAGTGCTCTCTCTTAAAACTTTGTTTGAAAATTTTTGGACTTATAAAATCAAGATTGGTTATAATATCTTCTACTACGTTGGTTTTTGCAGTTGCAGTTAGAGCAACAATATTAACAGTTGGCTGTAATTCTCTAAGTATGGTAATGTTTTTATATGCAGGTCTAAAATCGTTTCCCCATTGACTAATACAATGTGCTTCATCGACAGCGATAAGGCTGACATTCATTTGTCTTATTCTATCTTGAACTATATCTTGTTGTAAGCGCTCAGGAGAAAGGTATAAGAATTTGTAATTACCATAAATGCAATTGTCGAGCATCATATTAAGCTCATCATATTTATACTCGCTTGTTAAAGCCATAGCTTTAATGTCTTTCTCTTTTAAAGCCCTAACTTGGTCTTTCATTAAAGCAATTAATGGTGAAATTACAATACAAATTCCTTCTTTTACTAATGCTGGAATTTGAAAGCAAATAGATTTTCCACCTCCAGTTGGAAGTAAAGCAAATGTATCTTCACCTTCAAGAATAGCATTGATGATATCTTCTTGAAGAGGTCTGAAACTAGTATGGTTCCAATATTTTTCTAGTATTTGAATTGGATGTGCCACTATAAACTCTCCACTATATTTAGTATGAAATCTGCACGTTTTTCAACAGAATCAAAAGGCACATCATGTAAATCGTAACCATATTGAGAATACGTATTTACTAAGTGGTCATGAATTTGTACAGCTTGATCGAAATTTTCATAGCGTTCATTATCACTAACATAAATTTGTTGCCAAGGTGCTAAAATAAATACATGTTCGTAAATATGCTCTTTACAAGCTTCAACAAATCTTTCAGGATATACAGTGCCTAAGTAATCCATATATGCTACTACATCTGGAATTCCTCTATCTAAAAAAGTAAGATCAACATCGCTAGACGTGGCTTCTAGGTACTGTTTTTTTCTGCCTTCTAGTAGCAAATCGCTAAACAAGAGTGGTTTGGTTAAAAATAATTGGTCAATACCTTGCTTTTGTGCATTTAAAGTTACTTGGCGAGAAACTTCTTCTAGGCATACAAAATCTCTACGTAATAATTCATTAATAATAGAAGTTTTACCAGTACCTGGACCACCAGTTATGACAATTTTTTTTGCACCCAAAGTTTATTGATTTTCTCAGTAAAAATCGTAATTAAATGCAGAAATAAAAAATATTTAAAAGTGTATATTTGTCACGCTATAAAAAAAGGTTATGAGTGCACCAAATGCAGAAGAATTTTACAAGAAATTAAAAACACAACTTTTAGAAACGGCTTCATGGCCATCGGAGTATTTATATAAGTTTATTGTTAAATCAGATACTGACAAAATTGAAAAGATTGAAGCTCTTTTTGATAATACTGGTGCGGTAATTAATACCGTTGAGTCTAAAAACGGAAAGTACACAAGTGTTTCAATAAATGTAGTCATGAAAGATCCAGATGCTGTTATTTCTATGTATATAAAAGTAACAAACAATGTGAAAGATGTTATTTCGTTATAAAGTTGTCTAATTTTTAGATAATTAATATGCCAAAAATCATTTAAAAACAATGGCTATTGTTTATTTTTTTGTACTTTGGCGCAAGTGAAAACTTCATAAGAACTTATTAATTCTACACATACATAATACAATATTTTGATAGATCAATTAGAGTACAATACAGAGCGTGAGCATTTAATTATACCAGAGTATGGACGTCATATGCAAAAAATGATTAATTATGCTAAATCACGAGAAACTAAAGAAGAGCGTAATAAACTAGCTAAAGCCATTATTTCTGTTATGGGAAATTTGCAACCACATTTGCGTGATGTACCAGATTTTCAGCATAAACTTTGGGATCAGCTTTTTATTATGTCTGATTTTGAATTAGACGCAGATTCTCCTTACGAAAAACCTTCGAGAGAGGTGTTGGAAGCGAAACCAGAACCTTTGCCATATCCACAAAATTTCCCAAAATACAGATTTTATGGAAACAATATAAAAACCATGATCGATGTTGCTAATACTTGGGAAGATGGTGAAATGAAAGAAGCTTTGTTATATACAATTGCTAATCACATGAAAAAGTGCTTCTTAAATTGGAATAAAGATACAGTTGAAGATGTTGTTATTTTTGATCACCTTTATGAGTTGTCTGATGGGAAAATTGACTTAAGAAAAAGTGAAGAAGACCTAAGTGATTCAACCAGTTTAATGCGTTCTAAAAAGAAATACACAAGCAATAAAAAGACTACTGGTAAGAAGAATACCAACCGAGGTCGTAAACGCTATTAATTATTCAATGAGTATATTTAAGATTGAAGGTGGCCACCAATTAAAAGGTGAAATTCAACCACAGGGAGCAAAAAATGAAGCACTTCAAATTTTATGTGCAGTTCTTCTAACTCCAGAAAAAATTACTATACATAATATCCCAGATATTGTTGATGTTAATAAACTTATTAAACTTTTAGAAAAATTAGGAGTTACAGTTAATAAGTTAGCTCATGGTTCTTATAGTTTTCAGGCAGACAATGTTAATTTACCTTATTTAGAATCTGAACAATTTAAAATTGATGGTCGTGGTTTACGTGGCTCAATTATGATTGTTGGACCATTGTTAGCGCGTTTTGGCAAAGGGTTTATTCCTAAGCCTGGAGGCGACAAAATAGGACGTCGTAGATTGGATACACATTTTCAAGGGTTTATTAATCTTGGAGCATCCTTTAGATATAATCGTGAGGAACATTTCTATGGTGTAGAAGCAAAAAGATTAAAAGGAACATATATGCTTCTTGACGAGGCTTCTGTTACAGGAACTGCAAATATTGTGATGGCTGCTGTTTTAGCAGAAGGGACTACAACTATTTACAATGCAGCTTGCGAACCTTATTTACAACAACTTTGTAAAATGTTAAATAGAATGGGAGCTAATATTTCTGGTATTGGTTCTAATATGCTCATTATTGAAGGTGTAGATAGTTTAGGAGGAACAGAACACACGATGCTTCCAGATATGGTTGAAATTGGAAGTTGGATAGGTTTGGCTGCAATGACTAAAAGTGAACTTACCATTAAAAATGTAAGTTGGGATAATCTTGGATTAATCCCTACAGTATTTAGAAAATTAGGAATAACTGTTGAGCGCCAAGGCGACGATATTCATATTCCTGCTCATGAAGATGGTTACGAAATACAAAGCTATATTGATGGTTCTATTTTAACCGTTAGTGATGCACCATGGCCTGGATTTACTCCAGATTTATTGAGCATTGTTTTAGTAGTAGCAACTCAGGCTCGAGGTACAGTATTAGTACATCAAAAAATGTTTGAAAGTCGCTTGTTTTTTGTAGATAAGTTAATTGATATGGGTGCAAAAATTATATTATGCGATCCTCATAGAGCTAACGTAATTGGTCATGACTTTAAGTCAAGCTTAAAAGCTACCACAATGACGTCTCCGGATATTAGAGCTGGTATTTCGTTGTTAATTGCTGCCTTGTCTGCAAAAGGAACATCAACAATACATAACATTGAACAAATAGATCGTGGTTACGAACGTATAGACGAACGTTTACGTGCTATTGGTGCTAAGATTGAAAGAGTAAGTTGAAAATGCTATAGACGCAGAACTAGTAAGTTATATAATAAATAAAGCTCCTAATTTTAGGAGCTTTATTTATTATGTAAGATGATATATTACATATCATAGAAGAATTGTTCGCTTACAATTTTTCCATCTTTTACTTCAAAAACACATACTTCTTCCATTTGAGTTCGTCCTTTTTCTTTAAATGTAACATCAAAACCCATTTTTGAAGTAAAATGATTTCCAGCTACTACAGGATCACTTATTTCACCTTTGTGAAACACTTCCACATTATTTAGCCAAATTTTATTTTTATTTAATACATTGGTTTTTCCGCTAACTATAGCCTCAGGAAAACCAGGCATTTCTTTACTTGTAACATTATCTGCATACAATTGCTCAACGCATTCTAAATTTTCACCATTTCTGCACATTTCTGCCCATTTGTTTGCTACTTCTTGTGTATTCATTATAATGATAGTTTTATGTTAGACCTAAATTTAGCAAAATTGCACCATAATTCTATTATAAAAATATTAGAATTTATTTAATGCCTCTTTGTAAGTTTTTAAACAGCGCTCTCTAGCAAATTTATGGTCTACAATTGGTGGAGAATAAGTTAACTCTTGATATTCTGGCACCCATTTTTTGATGTATTTATGATCTTTATCAAATTTTTCAATTTGGGTAGTTGGATTAAAAATGCGAAAATAAGGCGCAGCGTCAACACCACAACCAGCAACCCATTGCCAATTACCAACATTACTGGCTAATTCATAATCGTGTAGTTTTTCAGCAAAATAGGCTTCACCTAAGCGCCAATCAATCAATAAATGCTTGCATAAAAAACTACCAACCAACATGCGTACACGATTGTGCATAAATCCTGTTTCGTTGAGCTCACGCATTCCTGCATCAACTAACGGATAACCTGTTTTACCTTCACACCAAGCTTTAAATTCTTCTTTATTATTTCTCCATTGTATAGCATCGTATTGTGGTTTAAAGCTTTTTGTAATGGTATGCGGAAAATGCCACAGAATTTGCATAAAAAACTCACGCCAAATAAGTTCTTTCAAAAAAGTATTATTATGACTCTTTAAAGCTTTTTGAACCATTTTTCTAACACTAACGGTTCCAAAGCGCAAATGTGGACCTAATTTTGACGTACCTTCTTTTGCTGGAAAGTTTCTTGTGGCTTCGTATTGATTAATAATTGCTTCGGAAACATGATAAGGCTCAATGGTTTGTTTTGATGCTTTAAAGCCTATAGCATCTAATGATAAAAATGGGAGATTTGTACCATTTACTAGATTTGATAAAAGTTCATCGGAATTAAAATTTTTAATCGGATGGCTTTTAAGATTCTCTATCCATTTTTTTGAATATGGTGTGTATACCTTGTATGGTGTGCCATCATCTTTAACAACTTCATTGGTTTCAAAAATGACTTGGTCTTTAAAGTTTTTAAAATCAATATTTTTTGTATCTAAAAACGCTTTCACATCATTATCACGCTTTATAGCATAGGGTTCATAATCGTGATTTGTAAATACTGTGTCAATAGCATAATTGTCGACTAGCTTTTTAAAAACCTCTATAGGTCTATTGTGAAATGTTGCTAAAGAACTTTTAAACTTTTCTTTTAATGTGTTATTAATATCACTTAACGTTTTGTGTATAAAAGTGACTCGTGTATCATTTTTAGGAAGTGATTCTAGAATATCTTTATCAAAGATGAATATTGGTAAAACATTGTGTTTAGTATTTAATGCATGGAAAAGTGCAACATTATCTTCTAAACGCAAATCGCGTCTAAACCAGAATATATTTATAGTTTCTTTCATTTATATGTACCAAAAAGTGCTTCTAGTTTTTTGGTCCGATATGTAAAAATTTCTTCCAGTTTTGGCTTCACTAATAGTGGTTGCACTAATTGTCCAAGCCAACCAAAAGGTACTTTGTAATCTATAATATCTTCCATTTCAATACCACCTTCAATTTCTTTAATAAAATGCTTATGATGCCATAATGCATATGGCCCAAAGCGTTGTTCGTCTACAAAGTATTGTTTATCTTTTACATGTGTAATTTCGGTGACCCATTTTGTTTTAATTCCTAAAACTGGCGTAACAATGTATTGTATAATTTGTCCTGGATACATTGGTCTATCTGCTCCTGATAGGATATCAAAACTCATATAATCTGGAGTGATAATTTTTAAATTAGCTGGACTTGAT is from Pontimicrobium sp. SW4 and encodes:
- the fmt gene encoding methionyl-tRNA formyltransferase gives rise to the protein MTKDLRIVFMGTPDFAVTILKSLVENDYNIVGVITAPDKPAGRGRKLHESPVKEYAKSIGLNILQPTNLKNDHFIEKLKSLEASLQIVVAFRMLPKIVWQMPEYGTFNLHASLLPNYRGAAPINWAIINGETKTGVSTFFIDEHIDTGEMILQSEVEISPDETSGVLHDKLMHLGSELVIKTVELIKKGTVKTIPQPKNVKIKTAHKLNKDNCKIDWTDSLDNIYNKIRGLCPYPAAWSLLDNGDSELNLKVYKVEKQKQDHSFSIGEIVSSKKSVKVAVKNGFIILKEIKLPGKRKMDIISLLNGYTFNKDAKML
- a CDS encoding HU family DNA-binding protein yields the protein MNKTDLINGMAENAGITKAAAKKALDGLLIDIEGALQKGNRVSLVGFGSWSVTRRAARDGRNPQTGKTIKIKAKNVVKFKAGSDLGNAVN
- a CDS encoding deoxyribodipyrimidine photo-lyase, translating into MKETINIFWFRRDLRLEDNVALFHALNTKHNVLPIFIFDKDILESLPKNDTRVTFIHKTLSDINNTLKEKFKSSLATFHNRPIEVFKKLVDNYAIDTVFTNHDYEPYAIKRDNDVKAFLDTKNIDFKNFKDQVIFETNEVVKDDGTPYKVYTPYSKKWIENLKSHPIKNFNSDELLSNLVNGTNLPFLSLDAIGFKASKQTIEPYHVSEAIINQYEATRNFPAKEGTSKLGPHLRFGTVSVRKMVQKALKSHNNTFLKELIWREFFMQILWHFPHTITKSFKPQYDAIQWRNNKEEFKAWCEGKTGYPLVDAGMRELNETGFMHNRVRMLVGSFLCKHLLIDWRLGEAYFAEKLHDYELASNVGNWQWVAGCGVDAAPYFRIFNPTTQIEKFDKDHKYIKKWVPEYQELTYSPPIVDHKFARERCLKTYKEALNKF
- a CDS encoding YqgE/AlgH family protein → MVNHNPKKGHLLIAEPSILGDVSFNRSVILLADHNEEGSIGFILNKPLDYTISDLIPEIEGAFKIYNGGPVEQDNLYFIHKVPELIPNSIEISNGIYWGGDFEKVTELINNNTLSNNDIRFFLGYTGWENKQLASELLSNTWIVAANVYKKSIIEKNDVNFWKEKMLELGGEYSIWSNAPENPSYN
- a CDS encoding DUF493 family protein, coding for MSAPNAEEFYKKLKTQLLETASWPSEYLYKFIVKSDTDKIEKIEALFDNTGAVINTVESKNGKYTSVSINVVMKDPDAVISMYIKVTNNVKDVISL
- a CDS encoding RecQ family ATP-dependent DNA helicase — protein: MAHPIQILEKYWNHTSFRPLQEDIINAILEGEDTFALLPTGGGKSICFQIPALVKEGICIVISPLIALMKDQVRALKEKDIKAMALTSEYKYDELNMMLDNCIYGNYKFLYLSPERLQQDIVQDRIRQMNVSLIAVDEAHCISQWGNDFRPAYKNITILRELQPTVNIVALTATAKTNVVEDIITNLDFISPKIFKQSFKREHLAFMVFEVEDKLYKIEQILKKNPQSSIIYARSRKHTYEIHTYLKSKGFLSTYYHGGLSNNEKESHFNQWFNNQKQIMVATNAFGMGIDKADVKTVIHVNLPESLESYFQEAGRAGRNNEKAFAVILKNKGDEQHVKNQFLKILPSIDFIKLVYRKLCNYFQISYGEGEFTTHDFNFNTFCKTYKFNTHTTYNALQALDRTSIIHLSQQYQNTSIIMFLVSSNHLFTYLEKHQSISMIVKSILRTYGGAFDQDVKINTFMIANKLSLKEDEVINALVQLEKDAIISLKLNKTDAEVTFLEPREDDKTINRIAKIIEQQNELKELQVNAVIDYANNNSICKSTQLLSYFGEENAKDCGICSVCIKKNTKAPAIVLNTDIEKIISVLEEKPLSSREIIEITKIKEHLISSILRDMLENNLIEITHTNTYKIK
- a CDS encoding ATP-binding protein; this translates as MGAKKIVITGGPGTGKTSIINELLRRDFVCLEEVSRQVTLNAQKQGIDQLFLTKPLLFSDLLLEGRKKQYLEATSSDVDLTFLDRGIPDVVAYMDYLGTVYPERFVEACKEHIYEHVFILAPWQQIYVSDNERYENFDQAVQIHDHLVNTYSQYGYDLHDVPFDSVEKRADFILNIVESL
- a CDS encoding nuclear transport factor 2 family protein, giving the protein MNTQEVANKWAEMCRNGENLECVEQLYADNVTSKEMPGFPEAIVSGKTNVLNKNKIWLNNVEVFHKGEISDPVVAGNHFTSKMGFDVTFKEKGRTQMEEVCVFEVKDGKIVSEQFFYDM
- a CDS encoding SRPBCC family protein, with amino-acid sequence MKIYTLHKKQNLPITVDQAWEFLSSPANLKIITPDYMSFDILSGADRPMYPGQIIQYIVTPVLGIKTKWVTEITHVKDKQYFVDEQRFGPYALWHHKHFIKEIEGGIEMEDIIDYKVPFGWLGQLVQPLLVKPKLEEIFTYRTKKLEALFGTYK
- the murA gene encoding UDP-N-acetylglucosamine 1-carboxyvinyltransferase, translated to MSIFKIEGGHQLKGEIQPQGAKNEALQILCAVLLTPEKITIHNIPDIVDVNKLIKLLEKLGVTVNKLAHGSYSFQADNVNLPYLESEQFKIDGRGLRGSIMIVGPLLARFGKGFIPKPGGDKIGRRRLDTHFQGFINLGASFRYNREEHFYGVEAKRLKGTYMLLDEASVTGTANIVMAAVLAEGTTTIYNAACEPYLQQLCKMLNRMGANISGIGSNMLIIEGVDSLGGTEHTMLPDMVEIGSWIGLAAMTKSELTIKNVSWDNLGLIPTVFRKLGITVERQGDDIHIPAHEDGYEIQSYIDGSILTVSDAPWPGFTPDLLSIVLVVATQARGTVLVHQKMFESRLFFVDKLIDMGAKIILCDPHRANVIGHDFKSSLKATTMTSPDIRAGISLLIAALSAKGTSTIHNIEQIDRGYERIDERLRAIGAKIERVS
- a CDS encoding DUF4290 domain-containing protein translates to MIDQLEYNTEREHLIIPEYGRHMQKMINYAKSRETKEERNKLAKAIISVMGNLQPHLRDVPDFQHKLWDQLFIMSDFELDADSPYEKPSREVLEAKPEPLPYPQNFPKYRFYGNNIKTMIDVANTWEDGEMKEALLYTIANHMKKCFLNWNKDTVEDVVIFDHLYELSDGKIDLRKSEEDLSDSTSLMRSKKKYTSNKKTTGKKNTNRGRKRY